In the genome of Natronorubrum daqingense, the window GGCTACGATCCAGGCCACCGGCTGGCCTGGTTTGATGATTTTTCCGACTTCCTCAATGACTGCATTGAAATCAATGAAGAACTCGAGTGCGTCTTTCGACCGACCTCCAACTGACTTTAGATCCTCAATGACAGAGTGTAGCGATTCCGAGTTAGCCTGAAGATCAGAAAGCGTGCGTTCGACGTTGATACCGCCGAGGCCGCGTTTATCGACGTCGACCATGCGTTCGTAAGATTCACCGAACGCGAGTGTCGAGAGGTTCGTAGAAAATTCACCGTAGGCGACCGTTGTTTGATGATCGCCGTACGGTGGAGACGTAATAATGATGTCCGCGCAGTTCTCCTCCAACCCTAGCACCGGGTTCTCTAGGGAGTTCCGTGAATCGGCCTGTTCGACCCGAGCATCTGTCGATGGATCTGCTACATTTAGGAAGGCCCGCATCCGTTGTCGATTATCTCGTAGAACAGTCGTGAGCTCATTGAAGACATTCGGATCGTGGGCCGCACGGTCGGCCGGCGCTAGTCTGTAGCGTTTGAATTCACCTTGTCGTTGGTAGCTTACTTTTCGTGCACACTTCGCCAGCCCAATACGCAAGAACCGGATGATGTCTGTCGAGAATTGGTCGGCCAGGGCATCCAACCGCTCACGGACAACGAACAGCTGTGTTAACTGGGGTTCGGGAAACCAGTCAGTGCTGACCTGTTCGGCTTCGGCCGCAAGATCCGGGGAGAGCACGTCTTCGCCACAGTCGACGGCCGACCCG includes:
- a CDS encoding DNA methyltransferase; amino-acid sequence: MRQHSNQLTLNAVGQQSHSLEDYDWTFANADTQYLTHGIHKYPARMPPQLPAGLFSHFKSAGEISSGDTVYDPFSGSGTTVTEARLRGINTITNDINPFAVELSRAKSTPLDLDKLDAAIEELLGDLQARFRHAGSAVDCGEDVLSPDLAAEAEQVSTDWFPEPQLTQLFVVRERLDALADQFSTDIIRFLRIGLAKCARKVSYQRQGEFKRYRLAPADRAAHDPNVFNELTTVLRDNRQRMRAFLNVADPSTDARVEQADSRNSLENPVLGLEENCADIIITSPPYGDHQTTVAYGEFSTNLSTLAFGESYERMVDVDKRGLGGINVERTLSDLQANSESLHSVIEDLKSVGGRSKDALEFFIDFNAVIEEVGKIIKPGQPVAWIVANRRMSDIWIPTHEIARELCETADYTTRAVLPRSIKAKTLPHSNRAGDTMTEEYIVIASGPE